CCGCGCGCCCTGAGGGCCGCCGCGAGCCGTGCCGCGCCCGGCACGAAGGCGGCGCGCGCCTCCGCCCACGGGCGGGCCGTCCAGCGGCCGGAGAGTTCGTCCCCGTAATAGAACCAGCCGCCCTGCCCCTGGAACATCCAGGCCTTCCGGTCGAGCGTCTGACCGCACGCGGCGGGCACCCCGTCGGCCGGCGTGGACGCGGCGAGCGCGGGAGTGGAGAGGAGGGCGGCAGTCAGGAGGAGTCGGTTCAGGATGGGCATGTCAACCTCGGAAATCAGGGCAGGAAGGGGGGTGTCTGTGTCGTGCGGGCGTTCACTTCAGGGTAGGCTGCACCCACAGGGCCGACCTGTCCTGGCCGTGTCCGAACACGAAGGCGCTGTAGCTCGCCCCGGCGTGCAGGGCCTCGGCGGGGAAGGTCGCGACGGCCTTGCCGTTCCCGAACACGCCGAGCGCGGCACTCACGGCGTTCACGCTCAGGCTCCGCTGCGCGCCAGGTGCCACGTCTCCGAGCAGGGCCGTGCGGCCGTCGGCGGTCGAGAGCGTGGCAGGCGCGTCGCTGAGGTTGTAGAGCGTGAGGCGCGCGCGCGTCAGTCCGGCGGGCGCCTCGGCCTCCAAGGCCGTCAGGTGACCGCCGCGCAGCACCACCGTCTGGTACGCGCCGCCCTGCACGTTCAGCGTCAGGGTGCTGCTCCCGGCGCGCAGGGCGTGCGCGCCCTGCGGCACGACCCGGTACGCGCTCACGGCGGGCGCCTTCGCGGCGGGCGTGAAGGCGCGACCGTCGAGGGTCACGTCGCGGCCCGCGTCGACCGTCACGACGCGGACGAAGGCGGACCCGGCAGGAGGGGCGGGCGCGTACAGGGTCTCCTGCGCGCCCGCGAAACTCAGGCCGGTCAGGAGCAGAAGGGTCAGGGGGGTTCTCATGGGTTCACCTCGGGAAGAACGTGGATTCGGATGTGGGATACGGAGGGAACGGGCGGCGGTCAGGGCATCAGGGGCCTACGGTCCTCGTCCGCCAGCGGGACGGGCAGGAAGCGTTCCGGGATCTCCCACACGAGGACGCGCGGCGGCGCGTCCCGGAAGGCCGGGTCACGCAGGTACGTGCGCAGGCTGCCGCTGAAGTCCGCACCCTCACGGCTCACGTTGACGACCGTGCTGCCCAGCGCCTGCTGCAGCGCGCCGTGGAAGTTCCCGCGCAGGCCGTAACTGCTGCCCGCCAGCACCACCTGCGGCGCGGCGCCGAGCAGGCCCGCACCGAGACTGCCGCCGCTCGCGACCGTGTGCTGCTGCGCCTCGCGGTCTGCGGGGGGACGAAGGCCGTCCGGGGTGTCCTGCAGGCCCATCAGGCGCTGCAGGTCACCGGGCCGCGCGGCCATCGGGTCCGCTGCCGTGACGAAGGTCGCCGCGGGCAGGTCCGGCGCGGCGGCCCGCACGGTCCGGGCGACCGCCGCGGCCGCCGTGCGGGCGCCCGCCTGATTCCAGTGCGTGTCGGTCCTGTAATACTGCGTCTGCGCGCGCGCCGCGGCCGTCATGGGCGTCAGCAGGTCCACCGTGCTCACGCCGCGTGCCCGCAGCAGCGCTTGGAAGGCCCTGTACGTGTCCGTACTCCAGGCGGGCAGGTGCCGTCCCGGCAGGAACGCCTGCTGCACGCGGCTCTTGTTCGGACTGACCGCCACGAGCAGCGTCACGCCGCGCGCCCGCAGCCGCCCCGAGAGGTCCACGATCAGGTCGGCGCGTCTGTGCAGGTCCCGCGCCTCCTGCGGGTGCACCGCGAGTTCGCTGCGCAGGAACAGCCACCCGTCCCGGCCGACCGTCACCTCGTCCGTCCCGCCGCGCACCGCGAGGTACCGCGCGGTGTTCGCCACGCCGACCATCACGGCGCGTCCGGGCAGGTCGGCTTCGAGCCGCGCCTCGGTCATGCGGAAGGTCGTGCCGCTCGCCACGCTGCGCAGGTCGTGCGGAACGGCATGCGCGGCGTCCGGCCTGAGGGCATGCAGTGAGGCCGCCAGACCGAGGAAGGGCAGCAGCAGCATCGTCAGGGCGGACGCGCGGTCCGGACCGTTCAGGGCCAGGGCCGCCGCGAGGGTGGGATGTTCACGCACGCGGCGCAGCAG
The window above is part of the Deinococcus aquiradiocola genome. Proteins encoded here:
- a CDS encoding alginate O-acetyltransferase AlgF, with the protein product MRTPLTLLLLTGLSFAGAQETLYAPAPPAGSAFVRVVTVDAGRDVTLDGRAFTPAAKAPAVSAYRVVPQGAHALRAGSSTLTLNVQGGAYQTVVLRGGHLTALEAEAPAGLTRARLTLYNLSDAPATLSTADGRTALLGDVAPGAQRSLSVNAVSAALGVFGNGKAVATFPAEALHAGASYSAFVFGHGQDRSALWVQPTLK
- a CDS encoding alginate O-acetyltransferase AlgX-related protein — translated: MTTTNPSSSPSLLRRVREHPTLAAALALNGPDRASALTMLLLPFLGLAASLHALRPDAAHAVPHDLRSVASGTTFRMTEARLEADLPGRAVMVGVANTARYLAVRGGTDEVTVGRDGWLFLRSELAVHPQEARDLHRRADLIVDLSGRLRARGVTLLVAVSPNKSRVQQAFLPGRHLPAWSTDTYRAFQALLRARGVSTVDLLTPMTAAARAQTQYYRTDTHWNQAGARTAAAAVARTVRAAAPDLPAATFVTAADPMAARPGDLQRLMGLQDTPDGLRPPADREAQQHTVASGGSLGAGLLGAAPQVVLAGSSYGLRGNFHGALQQALGSTVVNVSREGADFSGSLRTYLRDPAFRDAPPRVLVWEIPERFLPVPLADEDRRPLMP